A single window of Gemmatimonadota bacterium DNA harbors:
- a CDS encoding nucleotide sugar dehydrogenase, with the protein MLEEKIASHEARIAVMGLGYVGLTLSVELGKVGFSVTGIDTSARKVDLVESGKSDVQGVSEFEVAGLKAVGKLTATRECDVLHEADVVVVCVPTPLNKTRDPDVSFILQACSAIKDRLRRGQLVILESTTYPGTTHELVLPLLEESGLKVGRDFFLVFSPERVDPGNRVYTITNTPKVVGGITPSCTEIGTHFYRQSIGEVVSVSSTQAAEMTKLLENTFRSVNIGLVNEVALMCDRLGVDVWEVIDAAATKPFGFMPFYPGPGLGGHCIPVDPHFLAWKLKTLNYNARFIELASEVTRSMPGYVVDKITDALNEYERCLKGANILILGVTYKPDVRDIRESPALDIIEMLQEKGAKVSYCDPFVDHLQTESLDLKSTSLNKKNITEAHCVVIVTHHSNWDYEWIVKHARCIVDTRNATQVVSGNKDHVFKL; encoded by the coding sequence ATGCTGGAGGAAAAAATCGCATCGCACGAAGCACGGATAGCGGTGATGGGATTGGGGTATGTGGGATTGACCCTATCCGTGGAATTGGGCAAGGTGGGATTTTCTGTCACGGGAATCGATACATCGGCGCGCAAAGTAGATCTGGTAGAATCGGGAAAGTCCGATGTGCAGGGTGTATCGGAATTTGAAGTAGCGGGGCTCAAAGCTGTGGGAAAATTGACAGCAACTCGAGAATGCGATGTGCTCCATGAGGCCGATGTAGTCGTGGTATGTGTGCCCACACCCTTAAATAAAACACGCGACCCGGATGTCTCGTTTATTTTGCAAGCATGTAGCGCAATCAAAGACCGACTGCGCCGTGGACAACTGGTGATTTTGGAGAGCACGACGTATCCAGGTACGACCCATGAACTGGTATTGCCCCTGCTCGAAGAAAGTGGCTTGAAGGTCGGTCGAGACTTTTTTCTGGTATTTTCTCCAGAGCGCGTCGATCCGGGCAACAGGGTTTATACCATCACCAACACGCCCAAGGTCGTGGGTGGTATTACCCCGTCTTGCACAGAAATAGGCACGCATTTTTACCGACAATCGATCGGCGAAGTTGTATCGGTCTCATCAACCCAGGCAGCAGAAATGACCAAGTTGCTGGAAAATACTTTTCGCAGTGTAAATATTGGTCTTGTCAATGAAGTGGCCCTGATGTGTGACCGCTTGGGGGTGGATGTTTGGGAAGTAATCGATGCCGCAGCGACCAAGCCGTTTGGATTCATGCCATTTTATCCCGGTCCAGGGCTGGGCGGGCATTGTATCCCGGTTGATCCGCACTTTCTGGCCTGGAAGCTCAAGACCTTGAATTACAATGCGCGCTTTATCGAATTGGCCAGCGAAGTGACGCGCAGCATGCCAGGGTATGTGGTCGATAAAATCACCGACGCACTCAACGAATACGAGCGGTGTTTGAAAGGCGCGAACATCCTGATATTGGGCGTGACGTACAAACCCGATGTGCGCGATATTCGCGAGTCACCAGCATTGGATATTATAGAAATGCTTCAGGAGAAAGGGGCGAAAGTCTCGTATTGCGATCCGTTTGTGGATCACTTGCAGACAGAAAGTTTGGACTTGAAGAGTACCTCTTTAAATAAAAAAAACATAACAGAAGCCCATTGTGTGGTAATTGTGACACATCACAGCAATTGGGATTATGAATGGATAGTCAAGCACGCGCGCTGTATTGTCGATACGCGCAATGCCACACAGGTTGTATCTGGAAACAAAGATCACGTCTTTAAACTGTAA
- the mfd gene encoding transcription-repair coupling factor, with the protein MSVDRLYNRIKNSTPFKDLSQKLESGERVITMRGGSGSLSAFAIAWIEETVPGPVVVVCADEDRAELLRNDLERLLDEDHVGYFPGWDVAHFDGRSPHLDVVGLRMEALDQLRREASGIVVTPIEALMGHTIPPDLFDLSVKTLRLEQETSPLQLADHLVEIGYERVTTVEGVGQFGMRGGILDICSFGNAHPIRLEFWGDEISSIRAFDFSTQRSIEQMEKTRILPCRESVLPLTLADIYLENLEIAERDLDIELPEVRNLLEREGIFEGQEHYLSVLYGERTGLLDYVPAGCWLVLDDPDGIANAADNAWHACEQIAQRQKKRRAETEPLPARCVLRQPETVLRQLERMPRVLNRALGGASEEVVDLGGQSGRHYEGHVQLLKEDLRKHWLDAYEVVILCESDGQKARLEEILEESADVVSLYVGTLQSGFTYRPGKVFLINDHEIYSRVHRRRRYRRFQDAQPIKTVTALQRGDFVVHVDHGIGRFEGVKRIEIGRMSSDCLTIGYRDGDRVFVPVDQMDQVQKYSSQDGVVPVLSKLGTIAWERLKEKTRKAIFKMAAELVSLYAERKAQPGMAFSSDGSEMNALEASFPYRETRDQQEAIDAVRKDMEAQSAMDRLICGDVGYGKTEVAIRGAFKAILDGKQVAVLAPTTILAQQHYRTFCERFSEFPVHVAVLSRFRTRAEQTRTLEAMKKGTVDIVVGTHRLLSKDVNFKSLGLLVIDEEHRFGVRHKERLKEMRRLVDVLTLTATPIPRTLHMSLMGARDMSVIQTPPKDRLPIQTEVLAFEEDRIAEAVLREVDRGGQVYFVHNRVQSMHTTMDFLTHLLPQVRFGMGHGQMPERQLEKVMMDFFEHKYDVLVSTMIVESGLDIPNANTLIVNRADRLGLAQLYQLRGRVGRSNRRAYAYLFVPSWQALKKPAVRRLRAIEEFSDLGSGFHISMRDMEIRGTGNLLGAQQHGHIAAVGFDLYTRLLDEAVRQIKGDETEPAIEPDVQVSVSSYIPDDYIPDADQKMQFYQRLGQIRRTVEVLAIEEELADRFGPLPDPTSALLDILQVKILARQLRLSQLQIGQTMTMTLSPDKPLMRTDIERMVTQSPIPLEFALGEPPKIEVALIGKGPQSRLESAKNVLQSLI; encoded by the coding sequence ATGTCCGTTGACAGATTGTACAACAGAATCAAAAACTCGACGCCATTTAAGGACTTGTCGCAAAAACTGGAATCGGGAGAGCGGGTCATAACCATGCGCGGAGGATCAGGATCGCTATCGGCATTTGCCATCGCGTGGATTGAAGAAACCGTACCTGGCCCCGTGGTAGTCGTATGTGCAGATGAGGACCGCGCCGAGTTATTGCGCAATGATTTGGAGCGGCTATTAGACGAAGACCATGTGGGCTACTTTCCGGGTTGGGATGTAGCCCATTTTGACGGGCGTTCGCCGCACCTCGATGTCGTGGGCTTGCGGATGGAAGCATTGGACCAGCTACGCCGGGAGGCCAGCGGCATTGTGGTCACACCCATCGAAGCTCTAATGGGACACACGATACCTCCAGACCTCTTTGACTTGAGTGTAAAAACGCTTCGTCTGGAACAGGAAACATCGCCCCTACAACTGGCGGATCATCTGGTGGAAATTGGATATGAACGGGTAACAACCGTGGAAGGTGTGGGACAATTTGGGATGCGCGGCGGCATCCTGGATATTTGTTCGTTTGGCAACGCGCATCCGATCAGACTGGAGTTTTGGGGCGATGAAATTTCATCCATCCGGGCATTTGACTTTAGCACGCAGCGGTCTATCGAGCAAATGGAGAAAACGCGCATTTTGCCCTGTCGAGAAAGCGTACTTCCGCTTACACTGGCAGATATTTATCTGGAAAACCTGGAAATAGCAGAACGGGATCTGGACATTGAATTGCCCGAGGTGCGAAACTTACTGGAACGCGAAGGCATTTTTGAAGGACAGGAACACTATTTGAGTGTGTTATATGGCGAACGAACGGGATTGCTGGATTACGTGCCCGCAGGATGCTGGCTCGTCCTCGATGACCCGGATGGCATCGCTAATGCCGCGGATAACGCCTGGCACGCGTGTGAGCAAATCGCACAGCGACAAAAAAAACGGCGGGCGGAAACAGAACCCTTGCCAGCGCGGTGTGTACTCCGACAACCGGAAACCGTGCTTCGGCAATTGGAACGCATGCCCCGGGTCTTGAATCGCGCACTGGGAGGGGCATCTGAGGAAGTGGTGGATTTGGGTGGACAGAGTGGGCGACACTACGAAGGCCATGTGCAACTGTTAAAAGAGGATTTGCGAAAGCACTGGTTGGACGCTTATGAAGTGGTCATTCTGTGTGAAAGTGATGGACAAAAAGCGCGATTGGAAGAAATTTTGGAAGAAAGTGCTGATGTGGTCTCCCTGTACGTGGGCACACTACAATCCGGATTTACATACCGCCCCGGCAAAGTCTTTTTGATCAACGACCACGAAATTTACAGTCGCGTACATCGCAGGCGGCGGTATCGACGTTTTCAAGACGCGCAGCCCATCAAGACCGTGACCGCACTTCAGCGCGGCGATTTTGTCGTACACGTAGATCACGGAATCGGTCGGTTTGAAGGCGTGAAGCGAATTGAAATAGGCCGCATGTCCAGCGATTGTCTGACCATTGGATATCGGGATGGGGATCGGGTTTTTGTGCCCGTGGATCAGATGGATCAGGTGCAAAAATATTCAAGCCAAGATGGCGTAGTACCTGTATTGAGCAAATTGGGCACAATAGCATGGGAGCGGCTAAAGGAAAAGACGCGTAAAGCCATATTCAAAATGGCGGCAGAGCTCGTGTCATTATACGCCGAACGCAAGGCGCAACCGGGCATGGCATTTTCGTCTGACGGGTCAGAAATGAATGCACTTGAAGCCTCGTTTCCCTATCGCGAAACCCGGGATCAACAAGAAGCGATTGACGCCGTGCGAAAAGATATGGAAGCGCAGTCTGCCATGGACCGCTTGATTTGTGGCGATGTGGGATATGGCAAAACAGAAGTGGCGATTCGCGGGGCGTTTAAGGCAATTTTAGATGGCAAACAAGTAGCAGTGCTCGCCCCCACGACCATATTGGCGCAACAACATTATCGCACATTTTGCGAACGGTTTTCCGAATTTCCCGTTCATGTAGCAGTCTTGAGCCGCTTCCGAACGCGGGCCGAACAGACGCGAACCCTCGAAGCAATGAAGAAAGGCACCGTAGATATCGTGGTGGGCACGCATCGGTTGTTGTCAAAAGATGTCAACTTCAAATCCCTCGGCCTTCTGGTCATAGACGAAGAACACCGCTTTGGAGTGCGGCACAAAGAGCGGTTAAAAGAAATGCGACGCCTGGTAGATGTGTTGACACTTACCGCCACACCTATTCCGCGCACCCTGCACATGTCGCTGATGGGCGCACGCGATATGTCTGTCATACAAACCCCGCCCAAAGACCGCTTGCCAATTCAGACCGAAGTGCTGGCTTTTGAAGAAGACCGCATTGCCGAAGCGGTCTTACGGGAAGTAGATCGCGGTGGGCAGGTTTATTTTGTCCACAATAGGGTTCAATCCATGCACACGACGATGGACTTTCTCACTCACCTGCTACCGCAGGTGCGTTTTGGTATGGGACATGGACAAATGCCCGAGCGACAACTCGAAAAAGTGATGATGGACTTTTTTGAGCACAAATACGATGTTTTGGTCTCGACCATGATCGTGGAATCCGGACTGGACATTCCCAACGCGAACACGCTAATCGTAAATCGGGCAGATCGCCTGGGATTGGCACAGTTGTATCAATTGCGAGGCCGGGTGGGACGGTCGAATAGGCGGGCATATGCGTATTTATTTGTGCCGTCGTGGCAAGCACTCAAAAAACCGGCTGTGAGGCGATTGCGCGCCATCGAAGAATTTTCAGATCTAGGGTCGGGTTTTCACATTTCAATGCGGGACATGGAAATCAGGGGCACGGGCAACTTGCTCGGCGCGCAACAACACGGACATATAGCAGCCGTGGGATTTGATTTGTACACGCGCCTTTTGGACGAAGCCGTGCGGCAAATTAAAGGCGATGAGACTGAACCTGCGATTGAGCCAGATGTACAGGTGTCCGTCTCGTCGTATATTCCAGACGACTATATTCCAGATGCAGATCAAAAAATGCAGTTTTATCAGAGATTGGGCCAGATAAGGCGAACAGTGGAAGTCCTGGCAATAGAGGAAGAACTCGCGGACCGCTTTGGACCTTTGCCCGACCCCACGTCCGCATTATTAGACATCTTACAGGTCAAAATTTTGGCCCGCCAACTCAGGTTGTCCCAGTTGCAAATCGGACAGACCATGACAATGACCCTGTCGCCAGACAAACCCCTGATGCGAACAGATATCGAACGGATGGTGACACAGTCACCAATCCCCCTGGAATTTGCCCTGGGAGAGCCTCCAAAAATCGAAGTCGCACTAATTGGAAAGGGACCGCAATCGCGGTTAGAATCGGCTAAAAATGTGTTGCAGAGCCTAATTTGA
- a CDS encoding ATP-binding cassette domain-containing protein, which yields MPVIKLQNVGVEQQGQPILIDANLEINQGEFVYLIGQTEAEKRAILGLVIFAELPSSGVVSVGDYDSRQIRKMDIPRLRRQVGVVFQDFKLLDHRTVYENVAFALEVTGISRRWIKRKTQAILSDVDLLHKRNVYPDELSGYERLRVAIARALVNDPLILLADEPTANLDSEATEQVMAIFKKINARGIAVVIATRDAVQENRYPWRILQLGNGIIEQVTN from the coding sequence ATGCCTGTGATTAAATTACAAAACGTGGGTGTCGAGCAGCAGGGACAACCGATATTGATCGACGCCAATTTAGAGATCAATCAGGGCGAATTTGTCTATCTGATTGGACAGACCGAAGCGGAAAAGCGCGCGATACTCGGGCTGGTTATATTTGCGGAATTGCCCAGTTCGGGCGTGGTATCTGTGGGAGATTACGACTCGCGGCAAATTCGAAAAATGGATATCCCTCGATTGCGACGACAAGTGGGCGTGGTATTTCAAGACTTCAAACTATTAGACCATCGCACAGTTTATGAAAATGTGGCCTTCGCGCTTGAAGTAACAGGTATTTCGCGACGCTGGATCAAGCGCAAAACACAGGCAATATTGTCGGATGTGGATTTGTTGCACAAACGCAATGTGTATCCAGATGAGTTGTCGGGTTATGAACGGCTACGAGTGGCAATTGCGCGGGCACTGGTGAATGATCCCCTTATCTTGTTGGCAGATGAACCAACAGCCAATTTGGATTCCGAGGCAACAGAGCAGGTGATGGCTATTTTTAAAAAGATAAATGCACGCGGAATAGCTGTAGTCATAGCGACACGTGATGCAGTGCAGGAAAACCGATATCCCTGGCGAATATTGCAGTTGGGAAATGGCATCATTGAGCAAGTCACAAATTGA
- a CDS encoding FtsX-like permease family protein — protein sequence MKLSLVLREAWQGVVCTRIAGVISVATIGASLLVLGFFWQVIESGNALVDRLRARVEIDIYLKDGISPQRIFALRRTLEARSEVAGIVYVDQDEAAREFRSRFGLGTVDALSSNPLPASLRVHISPGENMPRRARTVARSVTGHSAVEGVNVGEVWADSLEHFITVITGIGLALGCMLCFACAFAVSHATKLMVLAQRDAIGIMRLVGATNITVWMIFGFGGALLGFIGGFLAPLMLAYISPWWAVRVPELTVTPTIELSFCLVALGIVLGAIGSWASLNHVLKEIA from the coding sequence ATGAAATTGTCGCTGGTATTGCGCGAGGCATGGCAAGGAGTTGTGTGTACGAGAATCGCAGGTGTAATTTCTGTGGCGACCATTGGGGCATCGCTGCTGGTATTGGGATTCTTCTGGCAGGTCATCGAGAGTGGGAACGCGCTGGTTGACCGATTGCGCGCACGGGTGGAGATAGACATTTACTTAAAAGATGGTATTTCACCTCAGCGCATATTCGCATTGCGGCGCACGTTAGAAGCAAGGTCCGAGGTAGCCGGAATTGTGTATGTGGATCAGGACGAGGCAGCCAGAGAATTTCGGTCACGATTTGGCCTGGGTACGGTCGATGCGCTTTCGAGCAATCCATTGCCCGCTTCGCTCAGAGTACATATCTCGCCCGGAGAGAATATGCCGCGCCGCGCTCGAACTGTTGCAAGATCTGTAACTGGTCACAGTGCTGTAGAAGGTGTAAATGTGGGAGAAGTTTGGGCGGATTCCTTAGAGCATTTTATTACAGTAATCACCGGCATTGGACTCGCGCTTGGGTGTATGTTGTGTTTTGCGTGTGCATTTGCAGTAAGCCATGCGACCAAGTTGATGGTACTCGCGCAGCGCGATGCCATTGGGATTATGCGGTTGGTCGGCGCAACGAATATAACTGTGTGGATGATCTTTGGGTTTGGAGGGGCACTATTGGGTTTTATCGGTGGATTTTTAGCCCCCCTGATGTTGGCTTATATATCACCGTGGTGGGCTGTTCGCGTACCGGAGTTGACAGTCACACCAACGATTGAACTGTCATTCTGCCTGGTGGCATTGGGCATCGTACTGGGCGCGATAGGCAGTTGGGCATCCCTGAACCACGTGTTGAAAGAAATCGCGTAG
- a CDS encoding SDR family oxidoreductase, which translates to MRILLTGGAGFLGSHLCDRLLDEGHELIVMDNLLTGRAKNITHLFGQDGFTFIKHDVTQYIYVKGPLDYVLHFASPASPDDFSRYPIRILKVGAHGTHNALGVARAKKAKFFLASTSEIYGDPLVHPQPESYLGNVNTLGVRGVYDEAKRFAEAMTMAYHRESGVDTRIVRIFNTYGPRMRKNDGRAIPNFVNRALAGEPLKVYGDGSQTRSICYVSDLIEGIYRLMHTDYHAPVNIGNPSSETSMLDLAKKIIKLTESKSEIALMPNAQIGDDPQMRQPDITLAKKLLGWEPQVTPDQGLRQTIEWFKEN; encoded by the coding sequence ATGCGTATCTTACTAACAGGTGGCGCGGGGTTTTTGGGATCGCATTTGTGCGACCGATTGCTGGATGAAGGGCACGAACTAATTGTCATGGATAACCTGTTGACCGGACGCGCAAAAAATATCACACACCTGTTTGGTCAGGACGGTTTTACATTTATCAAACACGATGTAACGCAATACATCTATGTGAAGGGGCCATTGGATTATGTATTGCATTTTGCCAGCCCGGCCAGCCCCGATGATTTTTCGCGCTACCCCATTCGCATCCTGAAAGTGGGCGCGCACGGCACGCACAACGCGCTCGGTGTGGCGCGTGCAAAAAAAGCGAAGTTTTTTTTGGCCTCAACATCCGAAATTTACGGCGATCCGCTGGTACATCCGCAGCCAGAATCGTATTTGGGCAATGTCAATACACTGGGCGTGCGTGGTGTCTATGACGAAGCCAAGCGCTTTGCCGAAGCCATGACAATGGCCTATCACCGCGAAAGCGGGGTCGATACGCGGATTGTGCGGATTTTTAATACCTATGGCCCCCGCATGCGCAAAAACGATGGACGAGCCATTCCCAATTTTGTCAATCGGGCACTGGCAGGTGAACCATTGAAAGTATATGGCGATGGTAGTCAAACGCGTAGTATTTGTTATGTTTCAGACCTGATTGAAGGGATCTATCGATTGATGCACACGGATTATCACGCCCCCGTAAACATCGGCAATCCATCGAGTGAGACCTCAATGTTAGATCTGGCAAAAAAAATTATTAAACTAACCGAGAGCAAAAGCGAAATCGCGCTGATGCCCAATGCACAAATCGGCGACGATCCCCAAATGCGACAACCCGATATCACCCTGGCCAAAAAACTCCTGGGATGGGAACCTCAGGTGACGCCAGATCAGGGACTGCGACAGACAATAGAGTGGTTTAAGGAGAATTAG
- a CDS encoding class I SAM-dependent methyltransferase, translated as MPTTEATPYSRLATIYDHVMRHVDYVHWAHYVSSLLARHKVKPNRVLDLACGTGSLAIQLYRQKFDVMGADGCREMLDMAIEKARKLRYPIPFYHRNLLDLSDLPPCDAVLCLYDSINYLMSPELIACALEEVHRIVNFNGIFVVDICTESNSRQYFSNMQSEDSGDGFSYRRHSYYEKGVQYNKFDIHFEDTDEVVKEVHQQRIYSLSAIEEIVDKSPFDIVGAYGGFGYAPPTEFSDRVHFVLKK; from the coding sequence ATGCCGACTACTGAGGCAACACCTTATAGTCGCTTAGCGACCATTTACGACCATGTGATGCGACACGTGGATTACGTACATTGGGCGCATTATGTGTCGTCATTGCTCGCACGACACAAAGTCAAACCCAACCGCGTATTGGACCTGGCCTGTGGCACGGGTAGTCTGGCAATTCAGTTATACCGTCAGAAGTTCGATGTGATGGGTGCGGATGGTTGCCGGGAAATGCTGGATATGGCTATAGAAAAGGCGCGCAAGTTGCGCTATCCCATTCCATTTTACCATCGCAATTTGCTCGATTTGAGCGATTTGCCTCCTTGTGATGCCGTGTTGTGTTTGTACGATAGCATCAACTATTTGATGTCACCCGAACTGATCGCATGTGCTCTGGAAGAAGTACATCGCATTGTAAATTTCAACGGTATTTTTGTGGTCGATATCTGTACAGAGAGCAATTCGAGGCAATACTTTAGCAATATGCAGTCAGAAGATTCGGGGGATGGATTTTCATATCGGCGACACAGCTATTACGAGAAGGGTGTGCAATACAACAAATTTGATATTCACTTTGAAGACACGGATGAAGTGGTCAAAGAAGTGCATCAACAGCGCATCTATTCCTTGTCGGCGATTGAAGAAATTGTAGATAAATCGCCTTTTGATATAGTGGGAGCATACGGTGGATTTGGGTATGCACCACCGACAGAATTTTCGGACCGGGTGCATTTTGTTCTAAAAAAATAG
- the argF gene encoding ornithine carbamoyltransferase: MDLLTLKTWSPDDILHAVEMGLVIKKNPERYEGLLKGQTLAMLFQKTSTRTRVSFEVGMHQLGGQAVFLDWMTTNFGLADVRDEAQVLSRYADVIMARMLKHEDLLRLTLGSEVPVINGCCDRYHPCQALGDLLSILEVRGKLAGTHVVYVGIWNNVCNSLVTACTKAGVRITAVTPEINKPSADPELVKAARATGLFEETLDLEAAVADADFVYTDTWIDMEFFNNPEFSEEKKRRTKVFMPYQINSELLKKTDAYVMHCLPAHKGYEVTDEVMASERCIAVDQAENRMHIQKAVLIQMIGPERIT, translated from the coding sequence ATGGATCTTTTGACACTGAAGACGTGGTCGCCAGATGATATTTTGCATGCGGTAGAAATGGGTCTGGTGATCAAAAAGAATCCCGAGCGCTATGAAGGTTTGCTAAAGGGACAAACTCTGGCGATGTTATTTCAAAAAACATCGACGCGCACCCGCGTATCTTTTGAAGTGGGCATGCATCAATTGGGAGGTCAGGCTGTATTTTTGGACTGGATGACCACCAACTTTGGATTGGCCGATGTGCGCGATGAGGCACAGGTCCTGTCGCGATATGCCGATGTGATTATGGCGCGCATGCTCAAACACGAAGATCTGCTGCGGCTGACTCTCGGCTCCGAAGTCCCTGTGATCAACGGATGTTGTGACCGCTATCACCCCTGTCAAGCTCTGGGCGATCTGCTATCGATCCTGGAAGTGCGAGGCAAGTTGGCGGGAACGCATGTAGTTTATGTGGGCATCTGGAACAATGTGTGCAATTCGCTGGTGACAGCGTGCACAAAAGCAGGCGTACGCATAACGGCTGTGACGCCAGAGATCAACAAGCCATCGGCAGACCCCGAACTGGTCAAAGCAGCGCGTGCAACCGGGTTGTTTGAAGAAACGCTGGATCTGGAAGCCGCTGTTGCCGATGCAGATTTTGTTTATACCGATACGTGGATTGATATGGAATTTTTTAACAATCCAGAATTTTCAGAAGAAAAGAAGCGGCGCACCAAAGTATTCATGCCATATCAGATCAATAGCGAATTGCTCAAAAAGACAGATGCTTATGTAATGCACTGCTTACCTGCACACAAGGGATATGAAGTAACGGATGAGGTCATGGCAAGCGAGCGATGCATTGCTGTGGATCAAGCAGAGAATCGCATGCATATTCAAAAGGCCGTATTGATTCAAATGATCGGACCAGAGCGGATAACATAA
- a CDS encoding RNA-binding S4 domain-containing protein, with amino-acid sequence MRLDIYLNTCCLVRRRSEAKRACGNGIVTVDGQEAKASRALRVGQRVRIAFSDRLLEFEVLAIPRGNVSRKRAPEYYRVIRNEARAPEFF; translated from the coding sequence ATGAGATTAGATATCTATCTAAATACGTGTTGTCTGGTGCGGCGTCGATCAGAGGCCAAGCGGGCGTGTGGCAATGGGATTGTGACAGTAGATGGGCAGGAAGCCAAGGCGAGTCGCGCTTTGCGTGTCGGCCAGAGAGTGCGCATTGCGTTTTCCGATCGCCTGTTAGAGTTTGAAGTATTGGCGATTCCACGGGGCAATGTGTCGCGGAAACGAGCACCTGAATATTATCGCGTTATTCGAAATGAGGCACGGGCACCAGAATTTTTTTGA